In Podospora pseudopauciseta strain CBS 411.78 chromosome 3, whole genome shotgun sequence, one genomic interval encodes:
- the BET4_1 gene encoding Rab geranylgeranyltransferase (COG:O; EggNog:ENOG503NYGW): MLSMDRRNFHAWGYRRHVVSQLESRELGGDSLVESEFAYTDRMIRADLSNFSAWHSRSTLIPRLLDERGAGEEERRAFLDAELTQIREALNVGPDDQSLWYYHQFLVDNLVSPVRRPTIVPTLTVDQRVDYLLKEITEIKDLLEDYEDVKLIHEALLEYTLGLCQLEKRKPLEHERQDLISWVKKLKELDPMRMGRWVDLERDYGLTELLPGGGGGWL; this comes from the exons ATGCTGTCGATGGACCGCAGGAATTTCCATGCGTGGGGGTACAGGCGGCATGTTGTCAGCCAGCTGGAGAGCAGGGAACTGGGCGGGGATTCGTTGGTGGAGAGCGAGTTTGCGTATACTGACCGGATGATCCGGGCTGATTTGAGTAATTTCTCGGCTTGGCATAGCAGGAGCACGCTGATTCCGAGGCTGTTGGAtgagaggggggcgggggaggaggagaggagggcttTTTTGGATGCCG AATTGACCCAAATCCGAGAAGCGCTCAATGTCGGCCCCGACGATCAGTCACTGTGGTATTATCACCAGTTCCTTGTCGACAACCTCGTCAGTCCAGTTAGGCGTCCCACCATTGTCCCGACCTTGACGGTAGATCAGAGGGTGGACTACCTCTTGAAAGAAATCACGGAAATCAAGGATCTGCTAGAGGATTATGAGGATGTGAAGCTGATCCATGAGGCGTTGTTGGAATACACGCTGGGGTTGTGTcagctggagaagaggaaacCTCTTGAGCATGAGAGGCAGGATCTGATATCTTGggtgaagaagttgaaggagttggatccgatgaggatggggaggtgggtcgATTTGGAGAGGGATTATGGGTTGACTGAGTTGCTTCCTGgcggggggggtgggtggttatga